A genomic region of Candidatus Marimicrobium litorale contains the following coding sequences:
- a CDS encoding UvrD-helicase domain-containing protein translates to MSVIADHPERCAALDPLRSFCVAAPAGSGKTELLIQRYLVLLARVSRPEQVVTITFTRKAAAEMQERVIQALQAARDGCPVDGEHEKVTRKLARAVLSVDDRLGWQLLRDHSRFTIKTIDSFCASLSRQLPLLSGLGGRAGGQDDVSEYYEEAVRELFRHLDDDGPGADCLKAVLRCFDNNWERLAQLLTAMLARRSQWRGYIDVNRDPLATEKYLVSAVDALVAAELTALNSLLNTHRDELLALLQYAAENRSEDLPVDFPGSSAADIGSWRKLRELFLTASGSWRARVDKRQGFPAGDATATQWKARWSTQRESLEAVEGLEEMLALLAILPVMTTGSESWQLVLHLSRLLPLLAAELLLVFGRHGVVDHTQVAQSALLALGEDDEVTNLALRLDYHIEHILVDEFQDTAVTQYVLLQKLTRGWYEHNAENPGAPRTLMIVGDPMQSIYAFRGANVGLFLNARQQGFNGIVPEYLQLECNFRSDGGVVQWVNETFRKAFPKKNNALMSQVKYSPASAVRATNLSPAVDMRGFCGDGSLDAEVAHICDYIERHACTEQTVAVLGRGRSHLQPVIDELKRRRINHYAQDMDSLAASSVVSDLMQLCRALASDADRLAWLSVLRAPWCALSLEDLLHVAHFSDDAPYTPIWQSLVDAECRKGLSDRGSQSLNHILPALAFARQKQDRLGLRVLVEQTWERMGGRECVERAAELADVEQFMQLLEQAEAEGVGLHIPWLERRLEKQFMSGGDAAAAVQLMTLHKAKGLEFPRVVIPQLGKSTRGNDRDLLRWEEHADVAGTHHFLLAADDGSKPGQASLYNYLGYLQTKKGLLENTRLIYVGVTRACHHVLLTAQLAWDDKANAPKAPVKASLLHTIWPTFAEQMQLHVTEQTLQDEHASEGRSFVRLLREGEGAAFTPPPPTLSFGAQDDTDNHVERSIGTVVHRALELLSHRRPLPSAPNEEDRKLWRYELQGHGLFGDSLSQALTRVDRSVSLTLSSAAGRWVLAGSHAQIRNEWAVASVQTDGSIANLIIDRTFVDSTTDCHWIIDYKNSQPQDGESLELFYAREMKKYDQQLRGYGRAIEGMSEKIVYRALFFTALGSLQPFDNAPVPAEIRV, encoded by the coding sequence ATGAGTGTGATCGCAGACCACCCAGAACGCTGCGCTGCCCTTGATCCTCTGCGCAGCTTCTGCGTTGCGGCCCCGGCGGGATCTGGGAAGACCGAGCTGCTGATACAGCGCTACCTTGTCCTGCTGGCTCGCGTGTCGCGGCCGGAACAGGTCGTCACGATTACATTTACGCGCAAAGCCGCGGCGGAGATGCAGGAACGAGTAATTCAGGCTCTACAAGCAGCACGAGACGGATGTCCGGTCGACGGTGAGCACGAGAAGGTAACCCGGAAGCTCGCCCGTGCCGTGCTGTCAGTCGATGATCGCTTGGGATGGCAACTACTGCGTGACCACTCGCGTTTCACGATCAAGACCATCGATAGTTTTTGCGCCTCATTGAGTCGGCAACTGCCCCTATTGAGTGGACTTGGGGGCCGGGCGGGTGGGCAGGATGATGTGAGTGAATATTACGAAGAAGCGGTGCGGGAGCTGTTCCGCCATCTCGATGACGATGGCCCCGGAGCTGATTGTCTTAAAGCGGTATTGCGTTGCTTCGACAACAACTGGGAGCGCTTGGCCCAGCTATTAACCGCAATGCTGGCACGTCGCAGTCAGTGGCGCGGTTATATTGACGTCAACCGTGACCCACTGGCGACTGAGAAATACCTGGTCAGTGCGGTAGACGCCCTGGTCGCTGCAGAGCTCACTGCCTTAAATAGCCTGTTAAACACACATCGTGATGAGCTGCTGGCGCTGCTCCAGTATGCAGCGGAAAACCGATCGGAAGATCTTCCTGTCGACTTTCCCGGGAGCTCCGCAGCAGACATCGGGTCCTGGAGAAAGCTGCGAGAACTGTTTCTTACGGCTTCGGGTAGCTGGCGCGCCAGGGTCGATAAGAGACAGGGCTTTCCCGCAGGTGACGCGACGGCAACGCAGTGGAAGGCGCGTTGGTCGACTCAGCGGGAGTCATTGGAAGCGGTGGAGGGATTGGAAGAAATGCTAGCGCTGCTGGCTATACTGCCCGTAATGACTACTGGGAGTGAGAGCTGGCAGTTGGTGCTGCATCTGTCACGACTTTTGCCTCTGTTGGCTGCTGAATTACTACTGGTTTTTGGACGTCATGGGGTGGTGGACCATACCCAGGTAGCCCAATCAGCCCTGCTCGCCCTCGGCGAAGATGATGAGGTTACCAACCTCGCTCTGCGACTGGACTACCATATCGAACACATTTTGGTAGATGAATTTCAGGATACTGCTGTAACGCAATACGTTCTGCTGCAAAAGCTGACTCGCGGCTGGTATGAACACAATGCGGAGAATCCTGGTGCACCTCGCACGTTGATGATAGTGGGTGATCCAATGCAGTCTATTTATGCTTTTCGAGGCGCCAACGTTGGCTTATTTCTGAACGCTCGGCAGCAAGGCTTTAACGGTATAGTCCCTGAGTATCTGCAACTGGAATGTAACTTTCGCTCTGACGGAGGCGTTGTTCAATGGGTGAACGAGACGTTTCGCAAAGCGTTCCCGAAAAAAAATAATGCACTGATGTCGCAGGTTAAGTACAGCCCCGCCAGTGCAGTTCGTGCAACCAACTTGTCCCCGGCGGTAGATATGCGCGGATTCTGCGGCGATGGCTCACTGGACGCGGAGGTAGCACATATTTGCGACTACATTGAGCGGCACGCTTGTACCGAGCAAACGGTCGCGGTATTGGGGCGTGGGCGCAGCCACCTGCAGCCGGTGATAGATGAGTTGAAACGCAGGCGAATCAATCACTATGCGCAGGATATGGATAGTCTTGCCGCATCATCGGTTGTATCGGATTTGATGCAATTGTGCCGTGCGCTGGCCAGTGACGCGGATCGCCTCGCCTGGCTTTCCGTTTTGCGGGCACCTTGGTGCGCGCTTTCCCTAGAGGACCTGTTGCACGTTGCCCATTTTTCAGACGATGCGCCTTACACGCCGATCTGGCAATCACTTGTCGATGCTGAATGTCGAAAAGGCCTCAGTGATCGGGGCAGCCAGAGCCTCAATCATATCCTGCCGGCCTTAGCTTTTGCTCGGCAAAAGCAGGACAGATTGGGTTTGAGAGTGCTCGTGGAGCAGACTTGGGAGCGAATGGGTGGGCGCGAGTGTGTCGAGCGAGCGGCAGAACTGGCAGACGTAGAACAGTTTATGCAGTTGCTGGAGCAGGCTGAGGCGGAAGGGGTGGGATTACACATACCGTGGCTGGAGCGTCGATTAGAAAAACAGTTTATGAGCGGCGGTGATGCGGCTGCGGCGGTACAGTTAATGACCTTGCACAAGGCGAAAGGCCTGGAGTTCCCCCGCGTGGTGATTCCCCAGCTGGGAAAGTCGACCCGGGGCAACGATAGGGACCTGCTGCGCTGGGAGGAGCATGCCGATGTGGCCGGGACGCACCATTTCCTGTTGGCCGCGGATGACGGAAGCAAGCCGGGGCAGGCGAGCCTTTACAACTACCTGGGATACCTGCAAACAAAGAAAGGGCTGCTTGAAAATACGCGTCTGATCTATGTTGGCGTCACCCGCGCCTGCCATCACGTGCTACTGACGGCGCAGCTCGCTTGGGACGATAAAGCGAATGCACCGAAAGCGCCCGTCAAAGCCAGCTTGTTGCACACAATTTGGCCAACATTCGCTGAACAAATGCAGTTACACGTTACAGAACAGACATTACAGGACGAACATGCCTCCGAAGGGCGGTCGTTTGTGCGCCTGCTGCGGGAGGGAGAAGGCGCGGCCTTCACTCCACCGCCTCCGACTCTGTCCTTTGGCGCACAGGATGACACGGACAATCACGTTGAACGCAGCATTGGTACGGTTGTGCACCGAGCGCTGGAACTGCTATCGCATAGGCGTCCACTACCGTCCGCGCCGAACGAGGAAGATCGAAAACTTTGGCGTTATGAATTGCAAGGGCACGGCTTATTTGGGGATTCTCTTTCTCAGGCACTTACTCGGGTAGATCGTTCCGTCTCCCTGACCCTGTCATCTGCCGCCGGCCGCTGGGTACTCGCAGGCAGCCACGCTCAGATTCGCAACGAGTGGGCAGTCGCTTCGGTGCAGACTGATGGCAGCATAGCCAACCTTATTATTGATCGTACGTTTGTGGATTCAACAACGGACTGCCACTGGATTATCGACTACAAGAACAGTCAGCCTCAGGATGGGGAGTCACTGGAGTTATTTTATGCACGAGAAATGAAGAAGTACGATCAACAGTTGCGAGGCTATGGCAGAGCAATAGAAGGGATGAGCGAAAAAATAGTCTATCGCGCGCTATTTTTCACGGCACTGGGTAGCTTGCAACCGTTCGATAATGCGCCTGTACCCGCGGAGATACGCGTTTGA
- a CDS encoding Sir2 family NAD-dependent protein deacetylase produces MRPDIVWFGEIPCSMNDISRRLIQCNLFVSIGPSGVVYPAARLVRKA; encoded by the coding sequence GTGCGTCCAGATATTGTTTGGTTCGGTGAGATTCCCTGCAGTATGAACGATATCAGCCGGCGCCTGATCCAGTGCAACCTGTTTGTCTCGATAGGGCCCTCCGGCGTGGTCTATCCTGCGGCACGGCTCGTACGCAAAGCGTGA
- a CDS encoding LysM peptidoglycan-binding domain-containing protein yields MATRDTATVGTEPGTTPASDGADEHPVVNDQPPDDLWVRIRSGLHWQSIDNPRVARARQALLAQSNYLPLVSERANYYLFYIVEEIDQRDMPLEIALIPVIESMLDPTASSYSGAAGLWQIMPRTGEHLGIEQNNWYDGRHAVRDSTAGALDYLQMLHDRFDDDWLLALAAYNAGRGTVLRAQKVNVSASQPTDYWSLRLRQQAYEYVPKLIALSQIVADPDKYGVNIPPVPNRPSFEVADPGLPLNLAHAAQLAEIDVTILHALNPGQLRGTIAPYRSTELLLPYGSSQRFQSNLEKANRGEITQWHEYRVKPGDTLWDIARSFGTDVALLRRENGIKGNTIRAGQTLTITGFNPRRGQSGPPESDAKAQGYLVRAGDSLYLIANRFRVSVGNIIAWNELDPDDYLQPGQKLTLYPGGS; encoded by the coding sequence GTGGCCACGCGGGATACGGCTACTGTCGGAACCGAGCCGGGCACCACGCCAGCGTCCGATGGAGCCGATGAACACCCCGTCGTCAATGACCAACCGCCAGATGATCTGTGGGTGCGTATCCGCTCGGGACTGCATTGGCAGAGCATAGATAACCCGAGAGTTGCGCGGGCAAGACAGGCATTGCTGGCTCAGTCAAATTACCTGCCCTTAGTCTCGGAACGCGCTAACTATTACCTGTTTTACATCGTTGAGGAAATCGATCAGCGCGATATGCCCCTCGAGATTGCGCTGATTCCAGTCATTGAGAGCATGCTCGACCCAACGGCCTCATCGTACTCAGGCGCTGCGGGGTTATGGCAGATTATGCCCCGCACAGGCGAGCACTTGGGCATTGAGCAGAACAACTGGTACGACGGGCGCCACGCGGTGCGCGACTCGACTGCGGGTGCACTGGACTATCTGCAGATGCTTCACGATCGATTTGACGACGACTGGCTGCTGGCACTGGCCGCCTACAACGCAGGTCGGGGCACGGTTCTGCGCGCACAAAAAGTCAACGTTTCCGCCAGCCAGCCCACGGATTACTGGTCGTTACGCTTGCGACAACAGGCCTATGAGTATGTACCGAAGCTGATCGCATTGTCTCAGATCGTGGCGGACCCCGATAAATATGGCGTGAATATCCCTCCCGTGCCCAATCGTCCCTCGTTTGAGGTCGCTGACCCCGGTCTGCCCCTGAACCTCGCGCACGCGGCGCAGCTGGCCGAGATTGACGTGACGATTTTGCACGCCCTCAATCCGGGCCAATTGCGCGGCACGATTGCACCCTATCGGTCAACGGAACTTCTGCTGCCCTACGGATCAAGCCAACGTTTTCAAAGTAATCTGGAAAAAGCGAACCGGGGCGAGATTACCCAATGGCACGAGTACCGTGTCAAGCCGGGCGATACGCTCTGGGATATTGCGCGCAGTTTCGGTACTGATGTCGCGCTACTGCGGCGTGAAAACGGTATCAAAGGAAACACGATACGGGCCGGGCAAACACTTACGATTACCGGCTTCAACCCACGGAGGGGCCAGTCTGGACCACCGGAATCAGACGCAAAAGCACAAGGTTATTTGGTACGGGCCGGCGACTCCCTCTACCTGATCGCGAACCGCTTTCGGGTATCCGTTGGGAATATCATTGCCTGGAACGAACTGGACCCGGATGATTACCTTCAGCCAGGACAGAAGCTCACTCTCTATCCGGGCGGCAGCTAG
- the gloB gene encoding hydroxyacylglutathione hydrolase: MLKIQPVKAFTDNYIWLISKPDSPEAWVVDPGDAQPVIDTLQSLSLSLAGILVTHHHFDHVGGLTALCEAFQPVVYGPHNPAIAGITHRVAAGDMVSVLDTRFSVLAVPGHTLDHIAYAHQGEQPVVFCGDTLFAGGCGRLFEGDPAMMLKSLDSLAALLPSTQVYCAHEYTLANLAFACAVEPDNHSLSSRVAQAEITRAQHRPTVPSDIALELATNPFLRCREADLRASLERQGRLPGSDDPAAVFAAVRGWKDSF, from the coding sequence ATGTTGAAAATTCAGCCCGTCAAGGCCTTTACTGACAACTATATATGGCTAATCAGCAAGCCTGACTCCCCGGAGGCATGGGTGGTAGACCCGGGTGATGCGCAACCCGTTATAGACACATTGCAATCACTCTCGTTGAGCCTCGCGGGCATTCTTGTCACGCATCATCATTTCGACCATGTCGGGGGACTGACAGCGCTGTGCGAAGCCTTTCAGCCCGTCGTGTACGGCCCTCACAACCCAGCAATTGCGGGCATTACTCACCGTGTGGCAGCAGGCGACATGGTGAGTGTGCTGGATACGCGCTTCAGTGTGCTGGCAGTACCGGGGCACACGCTGGACCATATTGCCTATGCTCATCAGGGCGAGCAGCCAGTAGTTTTCTGTGGCGATACCCTCTTTGCAGGTGGCTGCGGGCGCCTGTTTGAAGGCGACCCGGCTATGATGCTGAAATCGCTTGACTCTCTTGCCGCTTTATTGCCGTCGACGCAGGTTTACTGTGCACATGAGTACACGCTCGCAAACCTCGCTTTCGCCTGTGCGGTGGAGCCAGATAATCACTCACTTTCGTCCCGGGTTGCCCAAGCAGAAATAACCCGTGCGCAGCATCGGCCGACCGTACCATCCGATATCGCACTGGAACTGGCAACCAATCCTTTTCTTCGCTGCCGTGAAGCCGACCTGCGGGCCTCACTGGAGCGTCAGGGCAGGCTACCCGGATCGGACGACCCTGCTGCGGTATTTGCTGCGGTACGGGGCTGGAAGGACTCGTTTTAG
- a CDS encoding class I SAM-dependent methyltransferase, giving the protein MKRLMQVDCSDILQELESWYARDNGPYLFRATRAAALELIDTAFGYHILQLGLHGEQALCDGSPINHRLFCSQRYGPGVNVVTDPDELPFDSDSVDVVIAHHCLEFARNPHQVLREIQRVLTPQGQLLVIGFNPYSLSGARMQIRRLMRDPLWTAHRPVGEHRLTDWLHLLNCEVIQTRRLYGLPPIGSGRVRQWMTRADTWTARHKLPIDGLFILHAVKQVAAAHKPRKVWRGRRARLISLVPKPVTTPVTRKVFSGVKPATDAGNAAA; this is encoded by the coding sequence ATGAAGCGACTAATGCAGGTGGATTGTAGCGATATTTTACAGGAACTGGAATCCTGGTACGCCCGGGATAATGGTCCTTATCTATTTCGCGCAACTCGCGCCGCGGCTCTGGAGCTGATAGACACGGCGTTCGGGTACCATATCCTTCAGCTCGGGCTGCATGGAGAGCAGGCACTCTGCGACGGCAGCCCTATTAATCATCGCCTTTTTTGCTCACAGCGCTACGGGCCTGGTGTGAATGTGGTAACAGACCCGGATGAATTACCCTTTGATAGCGATAGCGTAGATGTGGTCATTGCTCACCATTGCCTTGAATTCGCACGCAATCCTCATCAGGTCTTGCGAGAAATACAGCGCGTGTTGACGCCTCAGGGGCAACTGTTGGTGATTGGCTTTAACCCCTACAGTCTATCGGGTGCTCGCATGCAAATTCGCAGACTAATGCGAGACCCTCTGTGGACGGCACACCGCCCTGTGGGCGAGCACCGTCTCACGGATTGGTTGCACTTGCTGAATTGTGAAGTGATACAAACCCGGCGGTTGTATGGCCTGCCGCCCATCGGCAGTGGCAGGGTGCGGCAATGGATGACCCGCGCGGATACGTGGACTGCACGGCATAAGCTTCCCATCGACGGCCTGTTCATACTGCACGCGGTCAAGCAGGTGGCTGCTGCGCACAAGCCGAGGAAAGTCTGGCGAGGAAGGCGGGCTCGCCTGATAAGCCTGGTGCCGAAACCGGTAACAACCCCCGTGACACGGAAAGTCTTTTCTGGCGTCAAACCAGCGACTGATGCAGGGAATGCCGCAGCTTGA
- the rnhA gene encoding ribonuclease HI yields MNNVEIYTDGACRGNPGPGGWGALLRYGGVERELCGGEPDTTNNRMELQAAIEGLKALKRPCQVDLTTDSEYVRNGITRWLEGWKKKGWKTSARKPVKNADLWLALDEENQRHEVSWHWVKGHSGHEENERADQLANRGIDELLRQNTAGT; encoded by the coding sequence TTGAACAATGTAGAGATTTATACAGACGGCGCCTGTAGGGGCAATCCGGGGCCAGGCGGCTGGGGTGCGCTTCTGCGCTATGGTGGCGTCGAGCGGGAGTTGTGCGGTGGGGAGCCGGATACCACAAATAATCGGATGGAACTGCAGGCAGCGATTGAGGGGTTGAAAGCTCTGAAGCGACCCTGCCAGGTCGACTTAACAACGGATTCCGAGTACGTGCGCAACGGCATCACTCGTTGGTTAGAGGGGTGGAAGAAAAAAGGCTGGAAAACCTCTGCAAGAAAGCCCGTTAAGAACGCAGACCTTTGGCTCGCACTGGATGAAGAAAACCAGCGACATGAAGTGAGCTGGCACTGGGTAAAGGGGCACAGTGGTCACGAGGAGAATGAGCGTGCAGACCAGCTAGCCAATCGCGGCATCGATGAATTACTTCGGCAAAATACTGCCGGGACATAA
- the dnaQ gene encoding DNA polymerase III subunit epsilon, whose protein sequence is MNYFGKILPGHNEWHQHTAFDRSLRSLRQIVLDTETTGLEVSQGHRIIEIGCVEMVDRKLTGNHFHQYINPQRDIDQGAIEVHGITMDFLADKPLFEAVAAGFVEFVQGAELIIHNAPFDLGFLNAELRQLTESPRDIEEWCAVIDTLVMARGKHPGQRNNLNALCQRYEVDNSQRDLHGALLDAEILADVYLAMTGGQTALQLTEDDSAPDGQQMKERIQRLPQDRKPLPVIEASKEERAAHSAHLDAIAGAAGGKVIWRPETLESVQ, encoded by the coding sequence ATGAATTACTTCGGCAAAATACTGCCGGGACATAATGAATGGCACCAGCACACCGCATTTGACAGGAGTTTACGCAGCTTGAGACAGATTGTTCTTGATACAGAAACTACAGGACTGGAGGTGTCGCAGGGGCATCGTATCATCGAGATTGGCTGTGTCGAAATGGTCGACCGGAAACTGACCGGCAATCACTTTCATCAGTATATCAATCCGCAGCGGGACATTGATCAGGGTGCAATAGAGGTTCATGGAATCACGATGGATTTTCTCGCAGACAAGCCATTATTTGAGGCGGTAGCAGCTGGCTTTGTCGAATTTGTTCAGGGTGCCGAACTGATTATTCATAATGCGCCTTTTGATCTGGGGTTTCTGAACGCAGAATTGCGTCAACTGACAGAGTCGCCTCGTGACATAGAAGAGTGGTGTGCGGTGATAGATACGCTTGTGATGGCAAGGGGAAAGCATCCTGGTCAGCGCAATAATCTGAACGCCCTGTGTCAACGCTACGAGGTAGATAACTCACAGAGAGATTTGCACGGTGCACTGCTCGATGCAGAGATACTTGCAGATGTCTACCTCGCAATGACCGGCGGCCAGACGGCCCTGCAGCTCACTGAGGATGACAGTGCCCCGGACGGCCAGCAGATGAAAGAGCGCATTCAACGGCTTCCTCAGGATCGCAAGCCACTGCCCGTTATCGAGGCGAGTAAAGAGGAGCGTGCGGCGCATTCCGCGCATCTCGACGCAATAGCGGGAGCAGCTGGCGGAAAGGTGATTTGGCGTCCGGAAACGCTCGAATCCGTGCAGTAG
- the nudC gene encoding NAD(+) diphosphatase — translation MFRLHNAPPANSDTELLVIFQGGQLISDMRSHAACLITGEQFVRDGWTERRRHFLGYWGNEPCYVLEIDAGDQLDPLQYQKGSLYHILGRVDEQLFALAGRASQLLDWERDHQFCGRCGQPMTIDLQERAMRCSPCAVINYPRISPCVIVLVTRGDELLLARNANFPQPLYSTLAGFIEAGETAEDTLRREVREEVGIEIDNLRYFNSQSWPFPSQLMLGFFADYAGGDIECDTHEIVDAQWFKHNELPMIPPSASISGQLIQHYVQSIS, via the coding sequence ATGTTCAGACTCCACAATGCGCCCCCAGCCAACAGTGATACCGAATTGCTGGTGATTTTTCAGGGTGGGCAGTTGATTAGCGACATGCGATCCCATGCAGCCTGCCTTATTACGGGTGAGCAGTTTGTGCGGGATGGCTGGACGGAGCGCCGTCGTCACTTTCTGGGTTACTGGGGAAATGAACCGTGTTATGTGCTGGAGATCGACGCTGGCGATCAGCTTGATCCGTTGCAATACCAGAAGGGTAGTCTCTATCATATTCTGGGCCGCGTAGATGAACAGTTATTTGCATTGGCAGGACGGGCGTCGCAGTTGTTGGACTGGGAGCGCGATCATCAGTTTTGCGGTCGTTGTGGGCAGCCAATGACCATTGACCTGCAAGAGCGCGCGATGCGCTGTAGCCCATGTGCTGTCATAAACTATCCGCGAATATCACCTTGTGTCATTGTGCTTGTTACCCGCGGAGATGAGCTGTTATTGGCGCGCAATGCTAACTTTCCTCAACCGCTTTACAGCACGTTGGCCGGTTTTATAGAGGCGGGGGAGACAGCGGAGGATACTCTGCGACGGGAGGTGCGCGAGGAAGTAGGCATAGAAATCGACAACCTGCGTTACTTCAATTCTCAGTCATGGCCTTTTCCAAGCCAGTTGATGCTGGGTTTCTTTGCGGATTACGCCGGCGGAGACATCGAGTGTGACACTCATGAGATTGTCGATGCACAGTGGTTTAAACACAATGAATTACCGATGATACCCCCGTCCGCATCGATATCGGGTCAACTCATACAGCATTACGTTCAATCGATCAGCTAA
- the sohB gene encoding protease SohB, which translates to MEFIYEYGIFLAQAVTLVAAVVILVSAVVAIGARQRADQNEGYIEVRKLNEKYQQYGEIIREVIEDPHTLKERKKAEKKLEKAKAKAAKKRKSVEDDPQEQRNRLFVLDFVGDIKASAVESLREEISSVLPRIEPGDEILVRVESPGGLVHGYGLAASQLQRIRAADVPLTIAVDKVAASGGYMMACVADRIVAAPFAVVGSIGVVAQLPNFHRLLKKNDIDFETLTAGQYKRTLTMFGENTDTGRTKFLEDLEETHELFKAFVSANRPTLDIAKVATGEVWYGQTALDEGLVDEILTSDALVQSRLEDWDVFEVCFRHKKNWQEKLGVAAEGAAERAFLKLWQRGSSPRSY; encoded by the coding sequence TTGGAATTTATCTATGAGTACGGCATTTTTTTGGCCCAGGCTGTAACCCTCGTTGCCGCCGTTGTTATTCTGGTCTCCGCAGTGGTCGCTATCGGTGCGCGACAGAGGGCAGATCAGAATGAGGGTTATATCGAGGTACGAAAACTGAACGAAAAATACCAACAATACGGTGAGATTATTCGAGAAGTTATCGAGGACCCGCACACTCTGAAAGAGCGGAAAAAGGCTGAGAAAAAGCTCGAGAAGGCGAAAGCCAAAGCCGCGAAAAAGCGAAAATCCGTCGAGGATGACCCACAGGAGCAACGCAATCGTCTCTTTGTGCTTGATTTTGTCGGCGACATCAAGGCCAGTGCTGTCGAGAGTCTGCGCGAGGAGATATCCTCGGTTCTGCCGCGTATCGAGCCCGGTGACGAGATACTGGTACGCGTGGAGAGTCCGGGTGGCTTGGTGCATGGATATGGCCTGGCAGCGAGTCAGCTGCAGCGTATCCGAGCTGCCGACGTACCCCTTACTATCGCCGTAGATAAAGTCGCGGCGAGTGGCGGGTACATGATGGCTTGCGTGGCAGATCGGATTGTTGCCGCCCCCTTCGCTGTGGTTGGCTCTATTGGTGTCGTCGCGCAGTTGCCTAATTTTCACCGTCTCTTGAAGAAAAACGACATTGATTTTGAAACGTTAACAGCGGGCCAATACAAGCGGACGCTGACCATGTTTGGCGAAAATACAGACACCGGGCGGACGAAATTTCTTGAGGATCTCGAAGAGACTCATGAGCTGTTCAAGGCATTTGTCAGTGCTAATCGCCCGACTCTTGATATAGCCAAGGTTGCCACGGGCGAGGTCTGGTATGGCCAGACCGCACTCGACGAGGGCCTTGTTGATGAGATACTCACTAGCGACGCTCTGGTGCAATCACGCCTGGAAGACTGGGATGTCTTTGAGGTGTGTTTTCGTCACAAGAAAAACTGGCAGGAAAAGCTCGGGGTCGCTGCTGAAGGCGCCGCTGAGCGCGCATTCCTGAAACTCTGGCAGCGCGGATCGAGCCCGCGGAGTTACTGA
- a CDS encoding LysR substrate-binding domain-containing protein translates to MKFTLRQLQIFLAVAKHQNISRAAQSLHMSQSAASEALLNLEHTYQVSLFDRVSNKLALNAIGQTLRREAEYLLTHCQSFEELLLDHTDVGHLKVGASFTIGNHLATRYLAGYLAHYPEADVALHIANTPDVVAQVLNFDVDIGMIEGEVHHRDLELIPWREDELIVFCAADHPLAKKKSLTNKDIREAPWILREPDSGARQTFDRALAGLLPSINIYLELKHNEAIKNAVESGLGIGCLSQIVLQKNFANGDLVPLTLPRRNMRRRFYFAQPRKRYLLDPVEYWMKTCREMDRDDQ, encoded by the coding sequence ATGAAATTTACACTGCGACAGCTGCAGATTTTTCTGGCGGTAGCGAAGCACCAGAATATCTCAAGGGCAGCCCAGAGCTTGCATATGTCTCAGTCGGCAGCCAGTGAGGCTCTTCTGAATCTCGAGCATACCTACCAGGTGAGTTTGTTTGACCGGGTAAGCAACAAGCTGGCCTTAAATGCGATCGGTCAGACACTCCGCCGGGAAGCGGAGTATCTGCTGACACATTGCCAGAGCTTCGAAGAGTTGCTGTTGGACCATACCGACGTGGGCCACTTGAAGGTGGGTGCCAGTTTTACCATAGGGAACCACCTTGCGACGCGTTACCTTGCAGGGTACCTGGCCCACTACCCCGAGGCCGATGTGGCCCTGCATATTGCAAATACACCCGACGTAGTCGCCCAGGTGCTCAATTTTGATGTGGATATCGGCATGATCGAGGGAGAGGTCCATCACCGGGATCTGGAACTGATTCCCTGGCGCGAGGACGAGTTAATCGTGTTCTGTGCCGCGGACCATCCGTTGGCAAAGAAGAAAAGTCTGACCAATAAGGATATCAGGGAAGCGCCCTGGATACTGCGGGAGCCTGATTCGGGTGCACGACAAACATTTGATCGCGCGCTCGCCGGCTTGCTCCCCAGCATTAATATTTATCTGGAGCTAAAACACAATGAGGCGATCAAGAACGCAGTGGAATCAGGGCTCGGCATAGGCTGCCTTTCACAGATTGTATTACAAAAAAACTTTGCCAATGGCGACCTTGTCCCGCTCACCCTGCCCCGACGTAATATGCGGCGTCGCTTCTATTTTGCGCAGCCGCGCAAGCGGTATCTCTTGGACCCGGTCGAGTACTGGATGAAAACCTGCCGTGAGATGGATCGGGACGATCAGTAA